In Gemmata obscuriglobus, a single genomic region encodes these proteins:
- a CDS encoding IS4 family transposase — translation MILGAVFERFMNESPLSVMSRATIEHALSASALDALFARVAERGYTRELLFSTVVELMSAVVCGKAHHVQSAYQQMADRIPVSLKSVYEKLQHLEPAVSAALVRHVADRCHELIQQLGGERSPVLSGRAVRVLDGNHLGATQKRLRVTRGRTAGPLPGLVLAVLDPAQMRITDLIPCEDGHTQERALLDQVVPLVQPDQVWVADRNFCTAEFVSRIDQRGAFFAIRRHGNTTLDPAGEWTPDVRTATGWVSERPVWVCVGGEPVLRVRCVRVRLDHPTGDGDAEIEILTNLPEDEADAVVVAVVYRGRWAIEGAFHELTVALRCEVNTLGYPKAALFGFAVAVVGYNVLAVLKAAMRAVHGADTVQKDVSGYYVALEWATVYPGMMIALPPAEWVVFGTLSADQLAPQLRDWAAKINLKKVQKAPPRKPTKQKPPRINDNSPHVSTARLLEDERKSSRTKIKARKQE, via the coding sequence ATGATTCTTGGCGCCGTGTTCGAGCGATTCATGAACGAGAGCCCATTAAGCGTCATGTCCCGTGCCACGATCGAACACGCGCTGTCGGCTTCGGCTCTGGATGCGTTGTTCGCACGGGTGGCGGAGCGCGGGTACACTCGGGAGCTGTTGTTCTCCACGGTGGTGGAGCTGATGAGCGCGGTGGTGTGCGGTAAGGCGCACCATGTGCAATCGGCGTATCAGCAGATGGCGGACCGGATCCCGGTGTCCCTGAAGTCGGTGTACGAGAAGCTGCAACATCTTGAGCCGGCGGTGTCGGCCGCGTTGGTGCGGCACGTGGCGGATCGGTGCCACGAGCTGATCCAGCAGTTGGGTGGGGAGCGCTCGCCGGTGCTGTCCGGCCGGGCCGTTCGGGTTCTGGACGGGAATCACTTGGGGGCCACCCAGAAGCGGCTCCGGGTGACCCGCGGGCGCACCGCCGGACCGCTCCCGGGGCTGGTCCTTGCGGTTCTGGATCCGGCCCAGATGCGGATCACGGACCTGATCCCATGCGAGGACGGTCACACCCAGGAGCGGGCTCTTTTGGATCAGGTGGTGCCGCTGGTGCAACCGGACCAGGTGTGGGTCGCGGATCGGAACTTCTGCACCGCCGAGTTCGTGTCCCGGATCGATCAGCGGGGCGCGTTCTTCGCGATCCGCCGACACGGGAACACCACACTCGACCCGGCCGGGGAATGGACCCCGGACGTGCGCACCGCGACCGGGTGGGTGAGCGAGCGACCGGTGTGGGTGTGCGTGGGCGGTGAGCCGGTGCTGCGGGTACGGTGCGTGCGCGTGCGGTTGGATCATCCGACCGGAGACGGGGACGCGGAGATCGAGATCCTGACCAACCTGCCGGAGGACGAGGCGGACGCGGTGGTGGTGGCCGTCGTGTATCGGGGGCGGTGGGCCATCGAAGGCGCGTTCCACGAGCTGACCGTGGCGCTGCGGTGCGAGGTGAACACGCTCGGGTATCCGAAGGCGGCCCTGTTCGGGTTCGCGGTGGCGGTGGTGGGGTACAACGTGCTCGCGGTGCTCAAGGCCGCAATGCGAGCGGTACACGGAGCGGACACGGTGCAGAAGGATGTATCCGGGTACTACGTGGCCTTGGAATGGGCCACCGTGTACCCGGGCATGATGATCGCCCTCCCTCCGGCCGAGTGGGTCGTGTTCGGTACCCTCTCGGCCGACCAACTGGCCCCGCAGCTTCGGGACTGGGCCGCGAAGATCAACCTGAAGAAGGTCCAGAAGGCACCGCCTCGTAAACCGACGAAACAGAAGCCCCCGCGCATCAACGACAATAGCCCGCATGTCTCGACCGCCCGGTTACTCGAAGACGAACGGAAGAGCAGCCGGACAAAAATTAAGGCACGTAAACAAGAGTAG
- a CDS encoding alpha/beta hydrolase family protein, which yields MPHPLTFVSRRHFLRTTGAMPLALACDGCPALTREKQPTTPLGPLNRFPRTVQDWYVEQVRAAESRGNETRAKLATKADAKAFVRGVRAKVAKCFGPFPEKTPLNARVTGKLERDAYTVEKVTFESRPGFHVTANLYVPHAAKQGKKLPGVVGSCGHSHNGKAEPAYQSFSQGLARMGYVVLIFDPIGQGERSQYPHVEKPDRPGVGVGEHLLAGNQQFLVGEFFGSWRAWDGIRALDYLLSRPEVDTRHVGITGNSGGGTMSTWLCGLEPQWTMAAPACFVTTFRRNLENELPADTEQCPPHALALGLDHADFLACMAPGHSRCRP from the coding sequence ATGCCGCACCCCCTCACGTTCGTCTCCCGCCGGCACTTCTTGAGAACCACGGGGGCGATGCCTCTCGCACTCGCGTGCGACGGGTGTCCCGCCCTTACGCGGGAGAAACAACCGACGACGCCACTCGGGCCGCTCAACCGCTTTCCGCGGACCGTGCAGGACTGGTACGTCGAACAGGTGCGGGCCGCCGAGTCGCGGGGTAACGAGACCCGCGCGAAGCTCGCAACGAAAGCCGACGCGAAAGCCTTCGTTCGCGGCGTACGGGCCAAGGTCGCCAAGTGCTTCGGTCCGTTCCCGGAGAAGACGCCGCTCAACGCGCGTGTCACCGGTAAACTCGAACGAGATGCTTACACGGTTGAAAAGGTGACCTTCGAGAGCCGCCCCGGCTTCCATGTGACGGCCAACCTGTACGTTCCGCATGCCGCGAAACAGGGCAAGAAGCTCCCGGGCGTCGTCGGCTCGTGCGGGCACTCGCACAACGGGAAAGCGGAACCCGCGTACCAGTCGTTCAGCCAGGGGCTGGCGCGGATGGGGTACGTCGTGCTCATCTTCGACCCCATTGGGCAGGGCGAGCGGTCGCAGTACCCGCACGTTGAGAAGCCCGATCGCCCCGGAGTCGGGGTCGGTGAGCACCTGCTCGCCGGGAACCAGCAGTTCCTCGTCGGCGAGTTCTTCGGGAGCTGGCGCGCCTGGGACGGCATTCGCGCGCTCGATTACCTCCTGTCGCGACCGGAGGTCGATACAAGGCACGTTGGGATCACCGGCAACAGCGGCGGCGGGACGATGAGCACGTGGCTGTGCGGGTTGGAACCGCAGTGGACGATGGCCGCACCGGCGTGCTTCGTGACGACGTTCCGCCGCAACCTCGAAAACGAGTTGCCCGCGGACACCGAGCAGTGCCCGCCGCACGCCCTCGCGCTCGGGTTGGACCACGCAGATTTCCTCGCGTGCATGGCTCCAGGCCATTCACGGTGCCGTCCGTAA
- a CDS encoding tyrosine-protein phosphatase, producing MTLLVDTHVHLLAGLDDGPTDTSEALAMCRLLAEEGATHVTALAHQNESYPENTTTKLRLAATHLASQLKANGVPLAVHPTGEVALTPDLEADFRAGRLLSIGDHGQFLLVEMPPSGFVDVRPLAGALRRSGVRLVVAHAERYPELLHDPETVDDLAAAGCLIQVTAGALAEPPSGTVGRALRDWAKRGVIHLLGSDGHRMTRRRPHLRAGYEALARCAGRAAADRAGIWGAAILQGLPVKVPAPAPRARSWYSELFR from the coding sequence ATGACCTTGCTCGTCGACACGCACGTTCACCTGCTGGCCGGCCTCGACGACGGCCCGACCGACACCTCCGAGGCGCTGGCGATGTGCCGGCTCCTCGCGGAGGAGGGCGCCACACACGTCACGGCGCTCGCGCATCAGAACGAATCCTACCCCGAAAACACGACTACGAAACTCCGGCTCGCGGCGACCCATCTGGCCAGCCAGCTCAAGGCCAACGGGGTTCCGCTCGCGGTGCATCCGACCGGCGAGGTGGCGCTGACCCCGGACCTGGAAGCGGATTTCCGCGCCGGGCGGCTGCTGAGCATCGGCGACCACGGGCAGTTTCTGCTGGTCGAGATGCCGCCGAGCGGGTTCGTGGACGTGCGTCCGCTCGCGGGGGCGCTCCGCCGCTCCGGGGTGCGGCTCGTCGTGGCTCACGCCGAGCGCTACCCCGAACTGCTCCACGATCCCGAAACGGTCGACGACCTCGCGGCCGCGGGGTGCCTGATCCAGGTGACCGCGGGCGCGCTGGCCGAGCCGCCATCGGGCACGGTCGGGCGCGCTCTGCGGGACTGGGCGAAGCGCGGCGTCATCCACCTGCTCGGTTCCGACGGCCACCGGATGACCCGCCGTCGGCCGCACCTCCGGGCGGGGTACGAGGCGCTGGCTCGGTGTGCCGGCCGCGCGGCTGCGGACCGCGCGGGCATTTGGGGGGCCGCGATTCTTCAGGGGCTACCGGTGAAGGTTCCCGCTCCCGCCCCGCGCGCGCGCTCCTGGTACAGCGAACTTTTCCGTTAA